The DNA segment ACGAGGATGATGTCGGTAGAGCGGGGAAGCGGGAAGCGTGGTAACCGCTGGAGCCGAGCGTCGCCGAGTCCGTAGCCGCCTCTGACCGCGAACTCGGCGATGCCAGCGACGACGAGCAGCGAGAGCCAGACGTGCCACGAGCGAGCGTACGACAGCGCGTGAAACGACCCGTCGAGGATCCGGTGTCCGCCCAGCTCGCCGACCAGTTCGGGCTCTGGCGTGGTCACCTCGAGGCGGCCAACCGCGGACGCGAGGCCGATCAGGCCGACGCCAGGCGCGATCAGTCGCGTGTAGACCGAAAGCGCGAGCGGAACGAACCCGAGGACGAACGGTCCGATCAGGACGGCAGGACCGACTGCGTCTGGGACGACGGCGTCGTACTCGTAGCGGGTGAGCAGCGCGTAGACGAGGAGACTATTGGCAACCCCGCCGACCAGGCCGCAGGCGCTTGCGATCCGAGTCGGGCGATCGAGGTGCATGTACGGTTCGAGTAGTTGACGCGAACAGTAGTAAGTACGTGTCGATCGGTGGGACGGACACACCGAGTAGTTGTGGTACTCGTCGGGCGATGGGACGAGTTCGCCGTCGTTCACAGGGACTGTCCTGTGCCACGATCGATGCTGGTCACGAGTACGTAAGTGCCGACCCGGCCCGATGTAGCGGATACTTTCATCGTAGAAACAATTACTATCGTGGTCCCACGATTACACGTCATGCGACGACGAGCCGTCCTGGCGATGGCGGGAACGACCGCGATCGGTTCGACCGCGGGGTGTACGAGTGCGCTCGGAATCGGTGAGTGTACGCCCGGTGACGATCGAATCGCCGAGATCGATATGGACCTCTCCGGCTACACGGAGGCCGATCGGGTGACGGACGAGCGCTACCACGTCCGTGGGACCGTCGTCCGGCAGTCGTACTCGACCCGCGTGGTTATCGACGACGGAACCGGCTTCGCCAGTCTCAGCGTCGGCGACACGCAGTACGTCTTCGACGACGAGGAGATCGACGTCGGGGAGTGTCTGGAGGGGTCGGGTCCGCTCTCCATCCCGGAGACCGGCGAGCACGAGATTCCACACGTCGCTCTGGATCCGGATACGATCGACGGCGGCTCGTCGGAGAAAGACGCCGGACCGGTCCCCGAGGAACCATCTCAGTCCATCTCGTCGGACTACAGCGGCCTGGACGACGAACTCACGCTCACCGTCACCGGCGATCCGGAGATTCGGTCAGATCGGTTACTCGTCCGGTGGCGCGAACTCGATTCCGGGACGCCCTGGACGCAGGCGGTTCGCACCTGGTGGCACGAACTGACCGACGTCGACCCAGGGGAGACGATCCCGGACGGCAGCCAGTGCGTCCGCTCGATCGGTAACTTCGACTACAGTGCTCTCTGGGTCAGCGACGAACGTAACTGGTGCGAGCAACTCGACCAACTCGAGACCAGCGACGGCTGGTGGTCAGATCCGACCGAACGCGAGTGAGTCGGGGACCGGTTCGCGCAGCTCTCGCAGTTCACCTGGAGACCGACTCGTTCACACCGGCTCGGTCTCGTGTAAGAACGTCTGGAACTCGACGGTGCGTCCCTCCGGATCCTCGGCGAAGAACTGGTAGATCTCGTAGCGCTCGTTCTCGACGGGCTCCTCGCGCGCGACGTCGGCGAGTCGGTCGTAGAGCGCGTCGACACCCGCTTTCGAGTCGACGACGAACGTGATGGTCCCACCAGTGTCGGCCGAATCGCGATCGCAAAAACCGAACAGCATGGTGTCGTAGCGCAGGATCGTACAGTCGGGTTGTTCGAGCCAGCGCTCGGCACCGACGCGTTCGACGTAGAAGTCGACGACGGTTTCGAGCGATTCGGTGCCGAAGAAGACGATACCGGACATACCGCCAGCAATGGATCAGCGCGACTAACCGCTTTGGATGTTGCGTGCGAAGCGCAACGGGGTGCCGAGTGCGAGCGATACGAATTCCGATCCTGCGATCGACCGCCACGCTCGGCCTCGATCCGAGCCTTGAACACGCACCCTGAGCGAGAAGCCGTATGGACGAGACGTTCGTTCCCAGCGAAACGGTCCGGACGGATGGCGTCTGCGGGCGGCTCTTTCACGGGCTCGGCGACGGGCCGCACCCGGGCGTCCTGGTCCTTCACGGGGGCGGCGGGGCGCGCGGCTACGAAGGGACCTACGCAGCCATGCTCGCCGAGCACGGCTACACCGTCTGCTGCGTGGAGTACTTCGGAGCGCCCGGGACGCGCGACGCCCTGGTCGACGTTCCGCTGGAGGAGTTCCGCGACGCCGCCGACTGGCTGCTGGACCGACCGGACGTCGCCGGCGATCGGGTCGGCGTCGTCGGCTTCTCACGGGGCGGCGAGGCCTCGCTCGTCGTCGGCGCGCGGTTCGACGCGTTCGGGGCCGTGGTCGCGTACGTCCCCAGTTGCTTCCGCTGGCAGGGTCCGTCGTGGATGGCGGGCGTGGGACCGAACCAGCCGACGTGGACGCTCGACGGCGACCCCCTTCCGTACCTCCGCATCGAGAAACACGTCGCGACGGACGAGATAGACGACCCGCTCGGCAACGTGGGGCCGAATCCGCCCCGACTCGCCCTCGAACGAGCGAGCGCGGCCGAACGCGACGCGGCCGCGATCCCGGTCGAGCGAATCGAGGGACCGGTACTCCTGGTCTCGGGCGGACGAGACACGCTCTGGCCCTCGGCCGAGATGGCATCCCGTGCAGCCGCCCGACTCGCGAATCGCGACCATCCCTGGCGGGTCGAACACCTCGAGAATCCCGACGCCGGCCACGCGATCCGCGTCCCCTACCGGTTCGACGGCACGACGGATCCGACGGCGACCCACGAATTCGGCGGGACGAACGCGGCGAACGCGCGAGCCGCTACGCGTGCCTGGCAGCGCACGCTCTCGACGCTCGCCCGATTGTAGCGGTACCGAAGCCCGCGCGGTTTGCCTCGGGCGGGCGATGGACCGTCTCGTGTCCCCTGAGACCTCCTCACACGGGCGCACGCGCCTCGAAACCCGTTTAGGCGCCGACTCCCTCGATCCGCCAATGAGTTACCGGATCGGTCTGGTCGGCAAGCCCTCCGTGGGCAAGTCGACGCTGTTCAACGCCGCGACGATGAACGACGTGCCCGAAGGGGCCTACCCGTTCACGACGATCGACCCCAGTATCGGCAAGGCGTACGTGCGAACGCCCTGCGCTGCGCCGGAGTTCGACGAGTCCTGCCAGCCGTCGGTCGGCGTCTGCGAGGACGGCACCCGGTTCGTCCCGGTCAAACTGGTCGACGTCGCCGGGCTGGTTCCAGGAGCCCACGAGGGCCGCGGCCTCGGAAACCAGTTCCTCACCGACCTGAACGAGACGGACGTCCTGATCCACGTCGTCGACTTCTCCGGGACGACCGACAGCGAGGGCGAGGCGACCGAGGACCACGATCCGCGCGAAGACATCGAATTTCTGGAAGACGAACTCGACGCGTGGTACACCGGTATTCTGGAGAAGGGAGTCCAGCGGTACGCCGACAAACACGTCGATGACATCGACCCCGAGGCGGTCCTCGGCGAACAACTCTCGGCCTTCGGCATCTCGCCGGCCGAGATCAAGCAGACGATCCTCGCGATCGACCTGCCCGTCGCCCCGCTGGAGTGGGACGAAGCCGAGCGTGCGGCCCTCGCGACCGAGATCCGAAAGCGAACGAAGCCGATGACCATCGCGGCGAACAAGATGGACACCCCGGCCGCCCAGGACAACTGGGACGAGATCACGACCGACCCCGCCTACGACCACCTGGAATTCGTCCCCGTCTCCGCCCACGCCGAGAAGGCGCTGAAGAACGCGACGGAGCAGGGTGTACTCGAGTACACGCCCGGCGAGGCCGAGTTTACGATCACTGCAGCGGACCTCCCCGCCGAGCAGGAGGCCGGTCTCGAGCAGATCCGTGAGTTCGTCGACGCCTTCGACGGGATCGGCGTCCAGCAAGCGCTCGAAACCGCCATCTTCGACGTTCTCGACCTGAAGGCCGTCTTCCCTGGCACGGCCTCGGGCAACTGGACGAAGGGCCCCTTCCGCGACTGCTTCCTCCTGCCCGCGGACGCGACCGCCGAGGACTTCGCCTACCACCTCCACTCCGACATCGGCGACGGCTTCCTCCACGGGATCGACTGTCGCGACGACCGCCAGGTCGGCGCCGACACCGTGTTGGATCACCGCGACGTCGTAGAAATCATCTCGACGGCGCAGTAGGCAGTTGTGTACAGGAGACGCTCGTGTGCGGGATCGTCTCGGACAACTTTCAGACCGCCGTGTCTCAGTACCGCTCGACGTCGACACCCAGCCGCTCGAAATCTCGGACGTTCGCCGTACAGACCGGTTCCTCGTACTGGTCCGCCACGGCAGCCACCATAGGATCGACTTTGCCGAGGCCGCTTTCCCCACCGGCCTCGATGTCGGCAGTCGCCAGTAATTGCCCCGCCCGTCGGGCGATCTGTTCGTTTTGTTCGACGACGGGGTACATTCGGAGCGCGTTCTGCAGGTTGCGCCGTTCCGACTCGTCACCGAAACCAGCACCGTACGACAGTTCCATCACTACGGGTGATGGAACGCGCTGGATCGTTCCTGATTCCGAGAATTCGAGCCCCTTCTCGAAAGCGTCCTGGCACCCGTCGAACAGATCGATCAGAAACGAGGTGTCGAGAATCACTCGAATCGCTCCCGCATTTCGCGTTTCTCGGCGATGTCGGCCTCGCGTTTCGCATCCAGCTTCGATCGCATGGTCTCCGC comes from the Halovivax cerinus genome and includes:
- a CDS encoding VOC family protein, which translates into the protein MSGIVFFGTESLETVVDFYVERVGAERWLEQPDCTILRYDTMLFGFCDRDSADTGGTITFVVDSKAGVDALYDRLADVAREEPVENERYEIYQFFAEDPEGRTVEFQTFLHETEPV
- a CDS encoding redox-regulated ATPase YchF, with the translated sequence MSYRIGLVGKPSVGKSTLFNAATMNDVPEGAYPFTTIDPSIGKAYVRTPCAAPEFDESCQPSVGVCEDGTRFVPVKLVDVAGLVPGAHEGRGLGNQFLTDLNETDVLIHVVDFSGTTDSEGEATEDHDPREDIEFLEDELDAWYTGILEKGVQRYADKHVDDIDPEAVLGEQLSAFGISPAEIKQTILAIDLPVAPLEWDEAERAALATEIRKRTKPMTIAANKMDTPAAQDNWDEITTDPAYDHLEFVPVSAHAEKALKNATEQGVLEYTPGEAEFTITAADLPAEQEAGLEQIREFVDAFDGIGVQQALETAIFDVLDLKAVFPGTASGNWTKGPFRDCFLLPADATAEDFAYHLHSDIGDGFLHGIDCRDDRQVGADTVLDHRDVVEIISTAQ
- a CDS encoding PIN domain-containing protein yields the protein MILDTSFLIDLFDGCQDAFEKGLEFSESGTIQRVPSPVVMELSYGAGFGDESERRNLQNALRMYPVVEQNEQIARRAGQLLATADIEAGGESGLGKVDPMVAAVADQYEEPVCTANVRDFERLGVDVERY
- a CDS encoding acyl-CoA thioester hydrolase/BAAT C-terminal domain-containing protein, with the protein product MDETFVPSETVRTDGVCGRLFHGLGDGPHPGVLVLHGGGGARGYEGTYAAMLAEHGYTVCCVEYFGAPGTRDALVDVPLEEFRDAADWLLDRPDVAGDRVGVVGFSRGGEASLVVGARFDAFGAVVAYVPSCFRWQGPSWMAGVGPNQPTWTLDGDPLPYLRIEKHVATDEIDDPLGNVGPNPPRLALERASAAERDAAAIPVERIEGPVLLVSGGRDTLWPSAEMASRAAARLANRDHPWRVEHLENPDAGHAIRVPYRFDGTTDPTATHEFGGTNAANARAATRAWQRTLSTLARL